Within the Thiovulum sp. ES genome, the region AAAAATTAAAGAAAAAATCGAGTAAAAAACCGCCATACCGCTGGAAGTTTGGCCTGGCCGGTTAAGGGAAGGGTAGTTAGGGAATTCGGCTATTATACAGATTCCAAAATAACGGCGTCAGAATTAAGAGCAACGGTATAAGCATATCTGCACCAATAGGAAGCGAGGTTTATTCTTCTGCGGATGGAAAGGTGGTGTATTCCGGTTACCTTGAAGGTTACGGGAACGTGGTAATAATTGAAAGCGGAAGGTTGTACCTGATTTACGGAAATTTGATGGACGTTTTCGTGGGAACGGATGAGGTTGTGAAAACGGGATCGAAAATCGGAACGCTTGGCGGAAAACCCTTGTACTTTGAGGTCAGGGAGGGAACAACTCCGGCTGATCCCTTAAAATACCTACCTTGAAGGGTGTATTTTATAAAATTTCGGATAGAAAGGTGGTTGTTGAGGAAGTGCCACCGCCTAAACCAAAGAAGGGAGGGGTTCTAATAAAAACGTTATATTCCGCGATAAGTCCGGGAACAGAAGGTTCCACGGTTTCCTTGGTAAGGGGGGGCCCGTTAAGGATACTTAAGGAAAGAAGAGAACAGGTAATCAACGTTTTGAAAGTTTTTAACGATTACGGGCCTTCTTTCCTGATGAATTTGATAAAATGGAGGACAAACGCGCTAACACCCTTGGGCTATAGCCTTTGTGGGGAAGTATTGGAAGGTTGGGGAGAATTTGAGAAGGGGGATCTTGTGGTGGCGGTTGGGGGAGAGTTTGCGAACCATATGGAGATCGTGTGGGTTCCGGAAAATTTGGTGGTTAAGGCAAGTAGAAAGGATAAAGCAAAAGAACTCAGCTTTGGGGCCTTAATATCGATATCCCTCCACGCCATCAGGAGGTCGGGAATATCGGGGGGGAGAAAGGGCGCTTATTATAGGTATGGGAATAATTGGGCATATAATCTCGAGGATCCTTAAAGTTTGGGATGTCGAAGTTTGGGGTATGGATAAAGATGAGTATAGGTTAAAATTTGCGGAGGAAGGAATAAGGACCTTATTGAAGGATCCTCCCCAGAATTACTTTGACGTAGTTTTTGTTTGTGCTCCGGATAAAAGCGGGGAGGTAGTAAACTTGGCAGGAAGATCCCTGAGGGATAGGGGCAAGGTTGTGGCCGTGGCAGACGCAAACTTCTCCTTTGATTGGAAAACGTACTATTACAAGGAGCTTGAAATATTAG harbors:
- a CDS encoding membrane-bound metallopeptidase (PFAM: Peptidase family M23) yields the protein MVYSGYLEGYGNVVIIESGRLYLIYGNLMDVFVGTDEVVKTGSKIGTLGGKPLYFEVREGTTPADPLKYLP